TTAACGTAcagttttgcacatttttagattataatttacagtctttaatgcacatttttgcaaatttttcaattataatttacagtctttaatgcacattttagcACAcgtttagattataatttacagtctttaatgcacattttagcACAcgtttagattataatttacagtctttaatgcacatttttgcatatttttagattataatttacagtctttaatgcacatttttctgTTATATGTAAGTATTACATCTAtcactttatgtacatattataatatgtacatacatgtcACTGTCAATATAAATCCTAATCATTGTACATACATGTACATGCTGTACATAATCACCTAGTTCACgtatatccatccagtatttatGTCTTTGCACTATCTATACTGTTTACAACTTCCGAACACaacttgtatatagacattttatttgtatttattttaaatttttattattgtattctttattgttatttctAGTCTGTATAAGTACATTGAGATTGATTTAAAAGCTGTAATGGGAAGTTATTTTTaagaaacattttgaattcaggactttaacttgtaatGGAATACTTTTAGAGCacggtatttctacttttactcaagtaaagtatctgagtactgactggttgttttacctctattctgttgttgttgttgttgttgttgtagttccCATACTGACCTGCTGTATTCTCCAGGACACCAGGGGGCGCTATGACATCATGTGTGGACGTCACCAACGCGGAAGAGCTTTACTTCCTGCTTCATTGCTAACCAGAATGGAAACAGTTGTACTAAAGTAGctgtatttatctttatttatcgcATTAATCAAACTAAAATTACACTTTTGAGTTTACTGTAATATCGGACTGCTAATATAAGAGCTAAAGAGATCGAATAAGTTGGTATAAAGAGGAGAATTGTGAACTAAAGTGATTAAAAACAGGAGATATCCTgtcagctaacgttagcttagctcTAACCTCAGCTAACTTTACATGTTAGATGATCTAACCTGACTGATAGATGATCATTCTGCGTTAAACACTCCTAGTTTATATTATTCTGCGTTAAACACTCCTAGTTTATATTATTCTTTTAAAGTTTGGACCAGAAATCATCAGGATGCATCGGAGAGGAGTTGGAGCTGGAGCTATCGCCAAGAAGAAGCTGGCAGAGGTAAACAATACAGATGTTATTGGACAATACAGATGTTATTAGACAATACTGATGTTATCAGACAATACAGATGTTATCAGACAATGTAGATGTTATCAGACAATACTGATGTTATCAGACAATACAGATGTTATCAGACAATACAGATGTTATTAGACAATACAGAGGTTATTAGACAATACAGATGTTATCAGACAATACAGATGTTATCAGACAATACTGATGTTATCAGACAATACTGATGTTATCAGACAATACAGAGGTTATTAGACAATACAGATGTTATCAGACAATACAGAGGTTATTAGACAATACAGAGGTTATTAGACAATACAGATGTTATTGGACAATACAGATGTTATTGGACAATACAGATGTTATTAGACAATACAGATGTTATCAGACAATACAGAGGTTATTAGACAATACAGAGGTTATTAGACAATACAGATGTTATTAGACAATGTAGATGTGATTAGACAATACTGATGTTATTAGACAATACAGATGTTATCAGACAATACAGATGTTATCAGACAATACAGAGGTTATTAGACAATACAGAGGTTATTAGACAATACAGATGTTATTGGACAACACAGATGTGATTAGACAATACTGATGTTATTAGACAATACAAATGTTATTAGACATTACAGATGTTATCAGACAATACTGATGTTATCAGACAATACAGATGTTATTAGACAATGTAGATGTTATTAGACAATACTGATGTTATTAGACAATACAGATGTTATTGACAATGCAGATGTTATTAGACAATACAGATGTTATTAGACAATACAGATGTGATTAGACATTACTGATGTTATTGACAATACAGATGTTATTAGACAATACTGATGTTATTGACAATACAGATGTTATTAGACAATACAGATGTTATTAGACAATACAGATGTTATTAGACAATACAGATTTTATTAGACATTACAGATGTTATTAGACAATACAGATGTTATTAGACATTACAGATGTTATTGACAATACAGATGTTATTAGACAACATAGATGTTATTAGACAATACAGATGTTATTAGACAATACAGATGTTATTAGACAATACAGATGTTATTAGATAATACAGATGTTAGAAAAGTACTTATAGGATCAGTTGTACATGTCCATAATAACACCTTTATAATTGTATTTTATAACTGTATTACTTAGCTAATGCAATCACTGACAATACCTTTTATATAGTCTATGAATGAATTATCAATTTGCATGCTCTGTTTGGAGAAGAATCTCCTGATTTTGTGTGTCTTATTATTTgatatttatatttagtttgtttttaacatttggTTTCCTTTAATtatcttgttgttttttggttaaatgattcatttaattgtgcttatattgtattattgtcGTAAAACGAGATGGTACATCTCAAGGGGTTATTTTTGATAAAGAACATAAACTTTCATATCTAAtctgtgattattatttttttctctttaggcCAAATATAAGGAAAGAGGAAATGTTCTTGCAGAGGACCAAATTGTCCAAGTGAGTTGTTGTGTGTCAAcagaatacaatttttttttttagatataaaaaacacttttatccATGTGACAAATTCCTCattaaataaagatatttccagtggtggaaagtcatttactcaagtatttaagtacaattttgaggtacttttacttgagtatttccgaTTTCTACTTAATACTTCTACTccgctacatctcagaggtaaatattgtactttttactcaactacatttatctgatagcTTCAGTTACTTGGCAGatttgattattaatattaaaatgtaatctataataatgatgatgtattattatagattaaactacccagcagtatgtGAAGTAGggattaatgcatcagtaattatAATTCAGTGATATAATATTCTGAAACGGGCCattctgcacaatgagtacttttactgtttagatgcaaatacttttgtacttttactaagTATGGTTTTGattgcagaacttttacttgaaacaaaatatttctacactgtaattttgctacttttacctaagtacaagatctgaatacttcttccaccactggctaTATTTCTCCTTCATGCTAATTTTGTAAATCAGAAATATAATCAATATTGTTTATTAACTTCTTgttcttaaaataaaaaacattttagttgCTTTAGTAAACTACGTAATATCtctcaaaacatgttttttttttatttacttatgttaaCAACAGAATAATGTATGACTTATTTGCCTCTTAGGTAAATATCATATTCATAAATCCAAAACAATAATcctaaaacaatcaatcaaaatatatatatttttatatagtcCCTGCCTCCAGTTACAGTTCTATATCTGCcacatatttattttgtatgaaGTTTTTTGTGTATTGATATTCCCCTGTTCTACATTTACTCacctgtttctgtttttctgccAGATGTCGAAGCAGCTGGAGACCTTCAAGTCCAACCTGGAGGAGTTCGCCAGCAAACATAAACAAGAAATCCGAAAGAACCCACAGTTCAGAGTTCAGTTTCAGGAGATGTGTGCCACCATTGGAGTTGACCCTCTTGCCTGTGAGAAACATTTTGAATATAATCTGTaagaaaaatcagaaaaaaatgtatgttttaaagttgaaaataacttttctaaTTTCTTCCACAGCTGGAAAAGGTTTTTGGTCTGAGATGCTCGGCGTAGGTGACTTCTATTATGAGCTCGGTGTGCAGATCATTGAAGTGTGCCTGGCCCTGAAACACAGAAATGGAGGTTTGTAATTTCTCTGGAAACTAAGTTGTAATCATCGTGTTTGACTGGTAACAAAGAGGGGACAAAATGGGGATCTAAATTAATAAACTCATTCAATCTCAACTCCATCCCTGATATATTCTGCATGTCAACACAGTAATATGCCATAAATCCAGTCATGAACACCTGCAGGTTGTAGATACCATGATATATAATGTTTgatatgtatgtttaaatgttgGCGTGTATTTTCTTTCAGGGCTTATTACTTTGGATGAACTCCACCAGCGAGTACTGAAGGGAAGAGGTAAATACGCTCAGGATGTGAGCCAGTAAGTTGAATATTTCATCACATTTGGATCATTTTAATGCCTGTGTGTCGGACCTAAGTAGTATGAttgataaaatgaaatatgtgcTTCCCAGAGATGACTTGATGAGAGCCATAAAGAAACTGAAGGTGATGGGGAACGGCTTTGGGATGATTCCTGTTGGTGGTTCTTACCTGGTCCAGTCAGTCCCAGCAGAGCTCAACATGGACCACACTGTAGTTCTGCAGCTGGCCGAGGTAAGATGCAGCTCCTGGGTtcattaatgtatatatatatagcaggtGTCACTACTTTGTTTTTACGTTGCTTTGACTATGAATTTCTCACTCAGATTTATTCTTCCTGTCGTTTTATCACTGACATTTTCAGTTCTCTGAGGTACTGAACTTTGGTGATGTGGCCTTTATCAGTATAAAGACTCTTTCACTCATGCACTTCATGTAACATTGCAGACATATTTACATAATGGtctcatttttaaataaatccccAAGTCACCTTTTGGTAAAAGTCCAAAATCCCAAAAATGTATTGTCATTATCATTAAAGCTACAACTGCACAAGGGGATATAAAGAGAGAAATTTTAAATATTCCGCCTTCGAAGAGCACTGTAATACATTTGTCATTTAATCAGAACCAGAATCAAACAatacatacaataaatatattaggaggaaataaaaatacaggaaAAGTATTGCAAAAGTcaagaacataaatatagaatagaaaaaattacaataaaaatatgaaaaagacaccataaaaatactatactactaacaAATATGCACAGTATAACTGCTCTAGAATGAGAGAGCTCTACAGTTTTGTGCAGGATGtgcaaaaaatttaattaacttAATCATCTCTTATGCTCAAAGTAAATAACGAGATTCTTCTCATGTCAgatcagtttataaaatgtgttttccccCTCGTGTTGTGGGGAATAAGAGTTAAGAATTTAGTCGCTGTGATAAAAAGAAATTCAACTGCAAAACAAGTTTTAAAGTCCAACACTTGATGTCGCTATTCTCCAACTTACTGCTGTCCTCCATCATAGTTGTGAGAATCAAAggagttttttttatcttcctcTCACCACCAGGTGACAAATATTGCATGAGCTTTGCAGCTCTATCTGTAATGTTCCCGCATGTTGGAATGCTAACGAAGCCATAACTGTAACAGAAAGATGTAGCCAGAGACTGTACAGATTTTCTGTCTGAAAATGGCTTACTGTTCCAAAAAGAGAGTCTGTATTTTCTTTGTTCACTTGTAGAAAAAGGGCTACGTCTCAGTGAGTGAGATCAAGGACAGTCTCAATTGGGAGAAGGAACGGGCGTGTCACGTCCTGGTAAGTgcattctatatttatttaatgtttaaataaaaataaaaataattctaggccttttttatcatattttttaacTTTCAATGATATGATTGAGGAAAGAAGGTATTGAATTGCATTCTACGTGGTATTAAATAGGTTTTTCAGAAGTCTTAAATGTAAGTTGGTGACCTCTGTAGAACTCCGCTCTTCATATTTCCAGGATCACCTGCTGAAGGAAGGCCTGGCTTGGTTGGACTCTCAAGCAGCCGGAGAACCTCAGTACTGGCTGCCCGCTCTCTTCTCTGAGCTCACCTCCCGTGATGTCACACCAGAGGAGGCCAATCAGATGACACCTTAACAGATGACAGACCGGCAGCTGTGTGGCAGCTTCAGAGACATGTTGGTAAACAAAATGTGCCTGGTGGGAAGGCTCATGTGACGGAGTTGGCTGGGCGAACCTCCCTCTGAGATCACTTTCTGGACACGAGGAGGGGAAACTTTCCTCAGCGGCTCCTCCAGTAACTTCTATGCAACGAGTGCACTCTCACTATTAGACTATTAGACACTACGCTGCACATGAACTGCAGTGTGGTGTTGCTGGTGTCACGGTTTATGGGCGGATCAATGTACAGAACATGTAACTGTTGAATTTTTCATGTATAAAGAACTTTTAAAGACTACATCTGCTGCATCCTATCACTTGATTTTTATTATGTCCATTTaaatcatttacatacactCACTTGTTACATTGCTCAGTCTCATATCATCAATTCATTCTGTcatacacattttaaaatcagcAGAAATTAACGaaagttaaataaacacttgaatTGGCACAATCTGGTTATAGAAGATCAGACCTCCCTCTGAGAGATAAGTGCAAAGTTATACTGAAAGTGAAGAGTTGTGGTTAATATATATTAAGATTTAAATGTGACAAGCTTTATTTTAAATCACAAGCTCATCTTAAAGGACCATTCCCTTGTTTAAGCATGTTTTAGCCTTTTTACTAcaaatcatatatatacatattactgCTGTTTATTTTCAAAGCATACCATACGTTTCTTTTAGAATCTAGCCATAAACATCTGTTGCCAGTGATTTAACAATAGAAAGAACATTTGTGAACGCTTGTCTAATATCTGCCTATTTTGTTTAGGCAAAATCCGTCTGCTTGTGTTTAGACGATATTCAACATTTGAGAACTTTTTGAGGGTTTTGTGTATCGATACAGAAACACTGGAAGTATCAAAACATTTCAATTGATGCCCAGTTGTGTGGTaatttacttttaaatgcattaacGTGCAACGATAAGATAACTTTTGACCAAAATAAATGAGGACGTGATGTTCACTATGGTGGATTAGGTACTGTAAGTCAGACTGTTTCATGTCTGCCAGCGGATTCTTTCTGCATGATTCACACTAatgactggaaaaaaaacaaccaaaaacgtCGGTATGCTTTGGAAAATGGTCGACAGTAATGTAAAATCTATGTAATTTGCAATTATCGGTATGGTCCTTTTACTTTTACACATGACCACCCGACTTGTaagacgttttttttctttgcgcGTGGCGTTCTCACAGCTCGTGGCCGTAGACGTGATCCTCAAACACAGTCTGGTCCATGCCGTCACAGATCATGGTGCAGAAGGGACACACTCGGTGGCTCTGCTCGTGCTGGTCCAGTTCCTGTTGGGTTATGAAGGGGAAGCACTCCTGGCAGTGACGGCACACCAGCGACTGCTGGGGAGCAGAAATAGAGACGGCACGTCAGGAGTTGTAACGAAATAGGGAGCGGATTATGTTTTAAGTCCTCTACGAAAATAAACGGTAAACAGCCTGAGTCACTCGGCTCGTGTGTGAATATCAGAGAGTTCCTGAGATGAGAGCTGCCTCGAGTCCAGCTTCTTTAACCtcagttggtttgtttgttcattGAAGTTGTGCTAAATTGATTAACTAGCTGGCACTACTACAAGTTTCTCTACCATTTCATCATTGGTATCAGAGAAATATGCAAAGAGCTTCTATGCAAACATGAATGGAATGATTAGAgtgataaatataaatagatgAGCAGCTACGGCTCGCTGACAACATGTTGTGGATGAATGAGTGATGGGACAGGTGAGGTTGTGGTGTAGTACCGAACTAAAATGATTTGACTCacctcttcctctgtgtctgCAGGGTCCGCTGAAACAAAGGGAAATCAGATAACACCAGATTAATTAAAACAactattgtttatttattgtttattctagggctgcagctaatgacTGTTTTCATCATGAATGActcctgacttttttttttaggaatcATTTGTTCATGTACACACATCTAGGAGAAGGTGTGGATGATATGGATTAAGTCTTCTAAATGTAATTTTGcatcacaatattaatatatatatatatttattacacggctttgttgaatactcgattgtgattggtcaatcacagcgttctacggtctgttatttctttatagcagaccgttgctatgtataacagaccgttgctattgaCGCAGTTCTGGACTTGGACTCTGGAGGATCGTTTTTTGTGTcagattattgatttcttaagtaaatagccgtgtaataagcaggataatgtacagcgagagggtcattgttgtgaaataaaccccttcagggcgacgcAAGACCCCGACGCGGGTGCAGCATccccctgtcggggtttatttcacaacaatgaccggctcccTGTTCATTATCTActataaaactaaatatataagaaaacaaaagtaaatctttctgaaaaactgaaactaaactaaaactagcagacacactctgaaaacgaactaaaactaaactaaaatttaaaagtcaacactaaaatgaaataaaaacgaattgaaaattcaaaactattataaacTTCGTTGCGACAGAAGTCTCAGATATCTGAAAACTTCAGGTAAGAAAATATATACACGCTTTTGTGTGTTTAATTTTGTGATTTGAGTGAATTTACCCTTTATACTTCAAGACAAACCTACTGTGATTCATCTTTTATGAACTCACCTATGGTCTCATACAGGTTCTCAGCCTGGTCAGGTGCCTCCTGTTGCTGCTGCCAGTCGTCGGCGGGTGATGTGGCGGCGGCAGCTGGCGAGGTGGTGTCAGGCTGCATATGTTGTGACTCGAAAACTCTACGcagctcctccatatcactcacGAGATTCTGACAGAATAAATACGGTTGAACAAACAGACGTCTAGAATCACAAAGTGATCCTTTTGAATCaatgtttgtgtaaatgtaCCTCGTTGTCTCTGGCCAGCTCTTCTTTCTCGTGTTGCAGCAGCCTGATCATGTGTTCCTTGTCCTCTATCAACTCTTCTTTATCCGCGATCGCTTCGTGTGCCTCTGCGAGCTGTAGCTGGAAAACAATGAAGGGAAACAAGCCTCAGTTTTTAGTATGTGGACACCTGAACATTATGTGTGATTGCTGAACATGTGATTCCAAAACTATGTCCATTAATCTGCAGCTATAACAGCCTCCACTCTTCTGGTTTCAGTCTTTCCACCAGATTTTGAGCCTGCAGCAGGGATTTGCTcccgttcacacacacaagagTATTAGTGAGATCCAATACTGATGTTGGATGGCTCGCACTTGGCGTTCCAGTTCATCCCGaaggtgttggatggggttgaggtcagggctctgtgcagaccagtcaaattcttccacaccaaactgggaaaaccatttctttatggaGCTGGCTTTGTGCTCAGCTCTTAGACAACCTCCCCCAAAGTCTCAGAGAAGCCACATCAGTGCACATCTTTAAAAAGCATCTTAAAACCCATTTATTTTCTTCGGCtttctattaattttttttactagggctgtcaaagttaacatgttaattcgttttaacgccactcatttctttaacgcattaatgcaactgatcttttggaggttgtagcaggctccgttttaaagctagagtggtgtcatatgaaactagaaaacctaatgaatccatcggtaccaaccatgtcatactagcttgttgtgaaggaggctaaataacacttcaaacctttggtgaggaaaaactgtcatggccattttcaaaggggtcacttgacctctgacctccagatatgtgaatgaaaatgggtttatgggtacccacgagtctcccctttacagacatgcccactttatgataatcacataatcAATTCACATTTATAGCTTTTCATGTTGTGGGTTGTAGAGTTCATTTTGCTTGGTTTTACATTTTGTCTTCTCTGTATCatattctctctccttttctctgtcttgTAACTTGAAAAGTGCTACATAAACTAAGTTTGCTGATTGTGCACGGGAGCATcgtcatgttgaaacaggaaagggcGTTACACCTACTGTTGGAATCACACTATTGTGAAATACTAAAGTACAGTATCATCGTGTGCTGCATGAAGCATTTAGATTTCCCTTCACTGGAACTAAAGGGCCTCGATTTAAATAGCAAAAAACAGCTCCAGACCACAAGTAAACCTTCGGCCACATAGCATATCTAAACCAAGGTCTAGATTTCTGCAGATGCTCTTTGAGTTTACCTCATGTTTGCCACTTGTCCGTTCTGCGTGCTCACATGCCATGATCACCTTCTCCAGCTGCTCCctgtgctgcagcagctctttGTCCAGTAAGTCAGCGTGTCTCTTGGCGTTTTTGGTCTCCTCTCTCTCGGCCGCCAGTTTCACCTGAGCGTCCTGCAGCTGGCAGCCAAGAGTCTGACACTGCATCTGAAGAGGACGTAGCATGAAGCATTTAGCAAAGAGGAAACATCATGTTATTGTTTGTATTTAGAAGGATTTCAGCCTCTTTCTTTTGTTCCCACCCTTAGATCGTCATCTGGACAGTTCTTCAGCGTCTCCTGCTGCGACAGCCTCCTCCGTAGCTCCTGGTTCTCTCTCTTCATGTCGTCCATGTTGTGTGCGAGGGTTTGCGACCTCTGCAGCTCTACAGAGagcctctccttctctttctcactGCTCTGAAGGTCAACCTGACAAAAGGTCAAGCACACACATTTGAATCTGGACCCAAATAATCTTCatataaccttttttttatcatcttgACCTGGATGACTTGTCAGATCATGTCTTACACAAGctgtgtcatactagcttgttgcgaaggaggttaaataacgctccaaactcacgctaaattttggcgaggaaaaactgttatggacatttttaaaggggtcccttgacctctgacctcaagatatgtgaatgtaaatgggttctatgggtacccacgagtctcccctttacagacatgcccactttatgataatcacatgcagtttggggcaagtcatagtcaagtcagcacactgacacactgacagctgttgttgtctgttgggctgcagtttgccatgttatgattggagcatattgttttatgctaaatgcagtacctgtgagggtttctggacaatatctgtcattgttttgtgttgttaattgatttccaataataaatatatacatacatttgtataaagcagcatatttgcccactcccatgttgataagagtattaaatatctgacaaatctccctttaaggtacatttttgtAGTCaggaaggcccagcagagactgTACGCTCTGAGGCGACTCAAGACTTTTAGACTGAAAGCACAAATCCTCAGTGACTTCTACGGGGGCACCATAGAGAGCCTCCtaacaggctgcttcaccacctggtACGGCAACTGCACCAATGTGGACCGTAAGGCGCTGAAAAGGGTTTTGCGCtcggcccaacacatcaccgggtgcgagctgcccagcctgcaggagctgtacacccagcggtgcctcaggaagtccctgagggtcattaaggacacgACACCCCCCCACatcagcctgttctccctcctgccctctggtagaagatacaggacccccaggactcacaccagcagactgaggaacagttttttcccccaggccatcagacttttaaatcgaTAATTCATTCGGcacattcttacacaaaaatatatcttatactgtatatattcttaatacatatgttcttaatatgcccttttataaagtatttccttttataattgtaatgtcaatgtaatataactttttattttaatggagcttcccagcaaaaagtattccACAcatttgtacctgtacaaccggcgtgacaataaacatctcgaatcttgaatcttgaattttgaacagataaaaatgtgcacttaatttgcgattaattgcgattaactatggacaatcatgcgattaatcacgattaaatattttaatcgattgacagccctagtagtactaacaagtattgtctgtgcagcctgatatctcttcttcctctgtgctgtagagctccattgttatccaaaaactattaaaaacagcAAATTTGAATTAATccactgctgaaaatagtcccaaaaaataaaaaactacagctgttttaggaaattattcaGCCTTTTTAagaatgaaactatatatttgtgatgCTATGAGGGTCACAGGCAAAGTAGAGAAGTCAGAAATGCTAAAATAACAGCAGCTTTATCCTTTAAAGCGCCGCACTGTGAAGTACCTGAAGGAGCTGGATGCTGTctttcattttgaacagttcCCTCTCTTGCTCTCTGAGTTTGGAATTTagcctaaaacacacacaaaaagacaagCTGTTAGTGGCCAGAAAACATTATATAAGTTCAAGTTTAATGatgaaaacagataaaagacTTGACTCACATGGCGATATCCCCACTTTGACCATCGACCTTCACTCTCAGCTCCTCACGCTCCTCCTTCAGCTGGTTGATCTTCATCACAGCTCGGTCGTACTTCTCCTGAGCGTGTGTCTGAAAAATTTAACAacgattattacacggctgtgttgaatactcgattctgattggtcaatcgcaGCGCTCTACGGTCTGttgtttctttatagcagaccgttgctatgggcgcagtttagggctgcacgattatggccaaaatgataatcacgattattttgatcaatattgataaCGACAACTAtagcactttcacattaaaataaacagagcactgttttcactttcatgttgTGCTATATTCCTGATAATATACAAattaattggaaaaaaaaagaaaaaaatgacattgcaatatctttttctgctatatatatttaaaaaatacagttatattcaccctacccctttgttagctacatttttaagttaaatgcatcaatgtggtgcactttgagagcaaaattagcatcaataagagctagataaacaattttatgctcttaatttaaaacataaacacattggttgtatatataattattgatttcttaagtaagtagccgtgttataagcgggataatgtacagcgagccagtcattattgtgaaataaaccccttcagggcgatgcaagacctcCGCTTCGCGTCAgggtgcggcatcgccctgtcggggtttatttcaaaacaacgaccggctcgctgtacattatcccttacatgtatAATAGAGGATTTTGTCAGATCCTTTAACTGCTAAAAAGATAAAATGTTCTCACCTCATTTTGTCTCGATGCTCCGTCTAAACTCAAGCTTCGTGTCTTCAGCTCAGCAGCATCACGTTTCTGCATCTCCTCCTGCTTTGCCTTCTGAGTCAGCATCTCCTCCTGGTAGTAACACCAAAGTTAGTTTTCACACTGAAACTGCAGCGCTGATTTTAGACTGAAAAAAACCCGAACCTTTAAGTTTTCCGTTTCTTTCACTTGCTGCTGCAAGATGCTTTTCAGGTTTTCATTTTGCTCTTTCATTTGATCCATGTCTTTCACCAGTTGactcatttctttctctttctc
The genomic region above belongs to Sebastes fasciatus isolate fSebFas1 chromosome 20, fSebFas1.pri, whole genome shotgun sequence and contains:
- the calcoco2 gene encoding calcium-binding and coiled-coil domain-containing protein 2 isoform X5, which produces MSEQHLNAAQPLVSLPVNLTVDVGAVTRDRKHQLSMEGLKEAADPEAHTFSQVVFTDTPHSYPPSAPITCCYTLTATLQPNPRDWVGIFKVGWSTTKDYHTFVWVEPCLDVVGQESATRQALFREYYLPKDDMEFYQFCYVDRTGQVRGASTPFCFKNPAEQSLEISPEDDLLVITTQEQVEQSVREKAELQKELDQIREENESLKNDLQKEQQEAASLKGQNEEKEKEMSQLVKDMDQMKEQNENLKSILQQQVKETENLKEEMLTQKAKQEEMQKRDAAELKTRSLSLDGASRQNEEKYDRAVMKINQLKEEREELRVKVDGQSGDIAMLNSKLREQERELFKMKDSIQLLQVDLQSSEKEKERLSVELQRSQTLAHNMDDMKRENQELRRRLSQQETLKNCPDDDLRMQCQTLGCQLQDAQVKLAAEREETKNAKRHADLLDKELLQHREQLEKVIMACEHAERTSGKHELQLAEAHEAIADKEELIEDKEHMIRLLQHEKEELARDNENLVSDMEELRRVFESQHMQPDTTSPAAAATSPADDWQQQQEAPDQAENLYETIADPADTEEEQSLVCRHCQECFPFITQQELDQHEQSHRVCPFCTMICDGMDQTVFEDHVYGHEL
- the calcoco2 gene encoding calcium-binding and coiled-coil domain-containing protein 2 isoform X3 translates to MSEQHLNAAQPLVSLPVNLTVDVGAVTRDRKHQLSMEGLKEAADPEAHTFSQVVFTDTPHSYPPSAPITCCYTLTATLQPNPRDWVGIFKVGWSTTKDYHTFVWVEPCLDVVGQESATRQALFREYYLPKDDMEFYQFCYVDRTGQVRGASTPFCFKNPAEQSLEISPEDDLLVITTQEQVEQSVREKAELQKELDQIREENESLKNDLQKEQQEAASLKGQNEEKEKEMSQLVKDMDQMKEQNENLKSILQQQVKETENLKEEMLTQKAKQEEMQKRDAAELKTRSLSLDGASRQNETHAQEKYDRAVMKINQLKEEREELRVKVDGQSGDIAMLNSKLREQERELFKMKDSIQLLQVDLQSSEKEKERLSVELQRSQTLAHNMDDMKRENQELRRRLSQQETLKNCPDDDLRMQCQTLGCQLQDAQVKLAAEREETKNAKRHADLLDKELLQHREQLEKVIMACEHAERTSGKHELQLAEAHEAIADKEELIEDKEHMIRLLQHEKEELARDNENLVSDMEELRRVFESQHMQPDTTSPAAAATSPADDWQQQQEAPDQAENLYETIADPADTEEESLVCRHCQECFPFITQQELDQHEQSHRVCPFCTMICDGMDQTVFEDHVYGHEL
- the calcoco2 gene encoding calcium-binding and coiled-coil domain-containing protein 2 isoform X1, whose protein sequence is MSEQHLNAAQPLVSLPVNLTVDVGAVTRDRKHQLSMEGLKEAADPEAHTFSQVVFTDTPHSYPPSAPITCCYTLTATLQPNPRDWVGIFKVGWSTTKDYHTFVWVEPCLDVVGQESATRQALFREYYLPKDDMEFYQFCYVDRTGQVRGASTPFCFKNPAEQSLEISPEDDLLVITTQEQVEQSVREKAELQKELDQIREENESLKNDLQKEQQEAASLKGQNEEKEKEMSQLVKDMDQMKEQNENLKSILQQQVKETENLKEEMLTQKAKQEEMQKRDAAELKTRSLSLDGASRQNETHAQEKYDRAVMKINQLKEEREELRVKVDGQSGDIAMLNSKLREQERELFKMKDSIQLLQVDLQSSEKEKERLSVELQRSQTLAHNMDDMKRENQELRRRLSQQETLKNCPDDDLRMQCQTLGCQLQDAQVKLAAEREETKNAKRHADLLDKELLQHREQLEKVIMACEHAERTSGKHELQLAEAHEAIADKEELIEDKEHMIRLLQHEKEELARDNENLVSDMEELRRVFESQHMQPDTTSPAAAATSPADDWQQQQEAPDQAENLYETIADPADTEEEQSLVCRHCQECFPFITQQELDQHEQSHRVCPFCTMICDGMDQTVFEDHVYGHEL